CCTGTTGGCGATCGTACTGGCGCTTACTTTCACAATCCCGTCTGCACGGTACAGGTATTCACTTTTAAATGACCCGTCGGGAATAGTAATGTCCCCTTTGAGTGCAAAACCGGTGGGCACGATCGTGTACACGTGGTTGTCATTTCCGGCGATCAGACTTCCATCTGGTGCTATCATCAGCCGGTTCCCGGTTAAATAGCCGTCGCTGTCGGGAAATGCTACCGAAGGAAAAATGCTCGCTCCGGGAGACACCACCGTGAGCGATTGTTGTCCCTGCTCCGTGTTTAATATGAAAATATTGTCATTGCCATCTATAGCTAACGTACTGGCTGGGTTGAGTCCTGTGATGTTGGCTGTGGGAACTGTTCCGCCGTCAGCCAGAGAATACGCTTCCAGCCGTCCGTTGTTGATGATGTAGATATTATTCGTTCCTATGACTGGTTGAGAGACCTTGTTGGGCTCTCCCACTACCTTCGCGTAACTGCTGCCATCGAAGGCATTGACAATATGAAAACTACTACCTCTTCTCAGACCATTGGTTATACAAACTTTGTTATGCTTTACAGAAGGTACAGGAATGTCAGTGGCAAACGTAGTCATCACATTTACATCCCACTTCATCACACCATCAGCATTGTTCAGTGCGATCAGCTTTCCGGCAGCACCATCATACACATAAACGAGTTGTTCTGATTCATGCAGTGCTGGTGTGCCGAATTTATTTGTCCCCGATGTATATACCCATTTCAGCTTAAATTCCGGCTGAGCGGTATACGCATATACACCTTTATCGGTAGAAATATAGATGCTGCCATCAAACCCGATCACCGGTGTGGCGGTTGCCTGTGCATTATTGGCAAGTTCTCTGGAAAAGGCCATATTGCTGTTCGGATCAAAAACGTTCAGGAGGTTACCTGTATTGCCGGTGAGACAATAGGTATAGCCTTTCCTGTCAGCGACAGGTCCGTACTTCACCACTCCCGCGCCGTCTATAGAAGATGCGCCTAACTGTTTGCCCCGCTGCGATAATGTCAGTAACCAGTGTGCCGGTGATGTAGATGTCACATAATACATCATGAGCTTA
The DNA window shown above is from Chitinophaga agri and carries:
- a CDS encoding PQQ-like beta-propeller repeat protein, whose product is MKIHLIKYTRSLSIQLIATLLLLVFATNGTAQQYNDTRVAVILPNVTQTQRPGEATVSEDTRTFCRADTFFFISSSTTGRKVNHDYSAYLQFSLASIPEGAIIDTVDLLIYLKKVKNTSAVFEQGVNLYELNRPRDNQTINIADSSSSAMSLVSKNDISQAIHLRPDITNGNTWVTERKGNFYCILAAEEAQTYGYYTERSDDMSRQPKLVIYYHMPADQIRKKSWPQYKYDAQHTAMQGWQSNTNPTGFRVEMPFFAGPNYIKSDPILNDDKLMMYYVTSTSPAHWLLTLSQRGKQLGASSIDGAGVVKYGPVADRKGYTYCLTGNTGNLLNVFDPNSNMAFSRELANNAQATATPVIGFDGSIYISTDKGVYAYTAQPEFKLKWVYTSGTNKFGTPALHESEQLVYVYDGAAGKLIALNNADGVMKWDVNVMTTFATDIPVPSVKHNKVCITNGLRRGSSFHIVNAFDGSSYAKVVGEPNKVSQPVIGTNNIYIINNGRLEAYSLADGGTVPTANITGLNPASTLAIDGNDNIFILNTEQGQQSLTVVSPGASIFPSVAFPDSDGYLTGNRLMIAPDGSLIAGNDNHVYTIVPTGFALKGDITIPDGSFKSEYLYRADGIVKVSASTIANRQNVVIHGGKGISFRPGFSIQRGATLVCKTGL